The following are encoded in a window of Pseudomonas sp. JQ170C genomic DNA:
- the nadD gene encoding nicotinate-nucleotide adenylyltransferase, producing MSLARRIGVLGGTFDPVHIGHLRSALEVAEVLALDELRLMPNARPPHRDTPQVSAEDRLAMVRCAVEGVPTLTVDARELLRDTPSYTIETLELMRAEMAASDQLFLLLGWDAFCGLPSWHRWEELLQHCHILVLQRPDADVEPPDALRNLLAARSVSDPQALVGPAGHIAFVWQTPLAVSATQIRQLLASGKSVRFLVPDAVLAYIDAHNLYRAPN from the coding sequence ATGTCGCTCGCCCGGCGCATCGGCGTGCTCGGCGGGACATTCGACCCGGTTCACATCGGCCACCTGCGCAGCGCGCTAGAGGTGGCCGAAGTGTTGGCGCTGGACGAGCTGCGGCTGATGCCCAACGCCCGCCCACCCCACCGCGATACCCCACAGGTATCGGCCGAGGATCGCCTGGCGATGGTTCGCTGTGCGGTCGAAGGGGTGCCAACGCTGACGGTCGATGCTCGCGAGCTGCTGCGCGATACGCCGTCGTACACCATTGAAACGCTGGAACTGATGCGCGCCGAAATGGCCGCCTCGGATCAACTGTTTCTGCTGCTGGGCTGGGACGCGTTCTGCGGCTTGCCCAGTTGGCACCGTTGGGAAGAATTGCTGCAACACTGCCACATCCTGGTGCTGCAACGCCCGGATGCCGACGTCGAGCCACCGGATGCCCTGCGCAATCTGTTGGCCGCACGCTCAGTCAGTGATCCGCAGGCCCTGGTTGGGCCGGCGGGACATATTGCATTCGTCTGGCAGACCCCGCTTGCGGTGTCAGCCACGCAGATCCGACAACTGCTGGCCAGCGGCAAGTCGGTGCGGTTTCTGGTGCCGGACGCAGTACTGGCCTACATCGATGCGCACAACCTCTACCGTGCGCCGAACTGA
- a CDS encoding glutamate-5-semialdehyde dehydrogenase: MTESVLDYMTRLGRAAREAARVIARASTAQKNRALQAAANALDAARDELSAANELDLAAGRANGLEPAMLERLALTPARIDGMIVGLRQVASLPDPVGAIRDMSYRPSGIQVGKMRVPLGVIGIIYESRPNVTIDAASLCLKSGNATILRGGSEAIHSNRAIAACIQRGLAEAGLPSAVVQVVETTDREAVGALISMPEYVDVIVPRGGKGLIERISRDARVPVIKHLDGICHVYVAEHAELDKARRIAFNAKTYRYGICGAMETLLVDQSVAAEFLPEMARQFREKGVELRGCVRTCSIIDAVPATEEDWNTEYLAAILSIRVVEGLDQAIEHINHYGSHHTDSIVTEHQGQARRFTAEVDSSSVMINTPTCFADGFEYGLGAEIGISTDKLHARGPVGLEGLTCEKYVVIGDGQLRGQESI, from the coding sequence ATGACTGAGTCCGTTCTTGACTACATGACCCGCCTGGGTCGCGCCGCCCGTGAGGCTGCGCGCGTTATTGCCCGTGCCAGCACCGCGCAGAAGAACCGCGCGCTGCAAGCGGCTGCCAATGCCCTGGATGCCGCCCGCGACGAGTTGTCCGCCGCCAATGAGCTGGACCTGGCCGCCGGTCGAGCCAATGGCCTGGAACCGGCCATGCTCGAGCGTCTGGCGCTGACCCCTGCGCGTATCGACGGCATGATCGTCGGCCTGCGCCAGGTAGCCAGCCTGCCGGACCCGGTCGGTGCGATCCGTGACATGAGCTATCGGCCGTCCGGTATCCAGGTCGGCAAGATGCGCGTACCGCTGGGCGTGATCGGGATCATCTACGAGTCCCGGCCGAACGTGACCATCGACGCCGCCAGCCTGTGTCTCAAGTCCGGCAACGCCACCATCCTGCGTGGCGGGTCCGAGGCCATTCATTCCAATCGTGCCATTGCCGCCTGCATTCAGCGCGGTCTGGCCGAGGCCGGCCTGCCATCTGCCGTGGTGCAGGTGGTCGAGACTACTGATCGCGAAGCGGTCGGCGCCTTGATCAGCATGCCCGAGTATGTGGATGTGATCGTGCCGCGTGGCGGCAAGGGCCTCATCGAACGTATCAGCCGCGATGCGCGGGTGCCGGTAATCAAGCACCTGGATGGCATCTGCCATGTGTATGTGGCCGAACATGCCGAGCTGGACAAGGCTCGACGTATCGCCTTCAACGCCAAGACCTATCGCTATGGCATCTGCGGTGCGATGGAAACCCTGTTGGTCGATCAGTCGGTCGCTGCCGAGTTCTTGCCGGAAATGGCTCGTCAATTTCGGGAAAAAGGCGTCGAACTGCGCGGTTGTGTGCGGACTTGCAGCATCATTGATGCCGTGCCGGCGACCGAGGAAGACTGGAACACCGAATACCTGGCGGCCATCCTCTCGATCCGCGTGGTCGAGGGACTGGACCAGGCCATCGAACACATCAACCACTACGGGTCGCACCATACCGACTCGATCGTCACCGAGCACCAGGGCCAGGCCCGGCGTTTCACGGCCGAGGTCGATTCGTCCTCGGTCATGATCAACACCCCGACCTGCTTTGCCGACGGCTTCGAGTATGGCCTGGGTGCGGAGATCGGTATTTCCACCGACAAGCTGCACGCCCGTGGCCCGGTCGGCCTGGAAGGCTTGACCTGTGAAAAGTACGTGGTGATCGGCGACGGTCAACTGCGTGGACAGGAGTCGATCTGA
- a CDS encoding oxidoreductase: protein MYLTPQHILLAGATGLTGEHLLDRLLNEPTVSRVLAPTRRPLAEHPHLENPVGDPAIFLPQLAGRVDIAFCCLGTTIKQAGSESAFRAVDLDMVVAFGKRAREMGARHLLVLSALGADRRSRIFYNRVKGEMEAALKAQDWPQLTIARPSLLLGDRLEPRLADQVAGPLAKLIPGKFRGIEACQLARALWRLALEEQDGIRIVESDELRRLGR from the coding sequence ATGTACTTGACGCCTCAGCATATCCTGCTTGCCGGAGCCACCGGTCTCACTGGTGAACATCTGCTCGACCGGTTGCTCAACGAGCCAACCGTCAGTCGCGTGCTAGCCCCTACCCGTCGCCCGCTGGCCGAGCACCCGCACCTGGAAAACCCGGTCGGCGATCCGGCAATCTTCCTGCCGCAACTGGCCGGTCGTGTCGACATCGCGTTCTGCTGCCTGGGCACCACAATCAAACAGGCAGGGTCCGAATCGGCTTTTCGTGCCGTCGACCTGGACATGGTGGTGGCGTTCGGCAAACGTGCCCGGGAGATGGGTGCCAGGCACCTGCTGGTGTTGAGCGCCCTGGGCGCCGACCGTCGGTCGCGGATCTTCTACAACCGGGTCAAGGGCGAAATGGAAGCAGCCTTGAAGGCCCAGGACTGGCCGCAACTGACCATCGCCCGCCCTTCCCTGTTGCTGGGTGATCGGCTGGAACCACGCCTGGCCGATCAGGTTGCCGGGCCGTTGGCCAAACTCATTCCCGGTAAGTTCCGTGGTATCGAAGCCTGCCAGCTGGCCCGCGCACTGTGGCGCCTGGCGCTGGAAGAGCAGGACGGGATTCGCATTGTCGAGTCCGACGAATTGCGCAGGCTCGGCAGGTAA
- a CDS encoding MaoC family dehydratase produces the protein MPFVPVAELSQYVGKELGRSEWLTIDQDRINLFAEATGDFQFIHVDPVKAAETPFGSTIAHGFLTLSLIPQLMEGIVVLPEGLKMVVNYGLDSVRFIQPVKVDSKVRLKVDLADATEKKPGQWLLKLTATLEIEGQEKPAYIAEPLTLCFV, from the coding sequence ATGCCCTTTGTACCTGTTGCAGAGCTTTCGCAGTACGTTGGAAAGGAACTGGGACGTTCCGAATGGCTGACCATCGACCAAGACCGCATCAACCTGTTTGCCGAGGCCACAGGTGACTTTCAGTTCATCCATGTGGACCCGGTAAAGGCGGCAGAAACGCCATTTGGCAGCACCATTGCCCATGGCTTTCTCACCCTGTCGCTGATCCCCCAGTTGATGGAAGGCATCGTGGTCCTGCCTGAGGGCCTGAAGATGGTCGTCAACTACGGCCTGGACAGCGTGCGCTTCATCCAGCCAGTCAAGGTCGACAGCAAGGTCCGACTCAAGGTCGACCTGGCCGACGCCACCGAGAAAAAGCCCGGCCAGTGGCTGCTCAAGCTCACCGCCACCCTGGAAATCGAAGGCCAGGAAAAGCCCGCCTACATCGCCGAACCACTGACACTCTGCTTCGTCTGA
- the ubiX gene encoding flavin prenyltransferase UbiX encodes MSGPERITLAMTGASGAQYGLRLLDCLVREDREVHFLISKAAQLVMSTETDVVLPAKPQAIQTFLTEYTGAAAGQIRVYGKEDWMSPVASGSGAPAAMVVVPCSTGTLSAIATGACNNLIERAADVTLKERRQLILVPREAPFSTIHLENMLKLSNMGAVILPAAPGFYHQPQTIDDLIDFVVARILNLLDIPQDMLPRWGEHHLGADE; translated from the coding sequence ATGAGCGGGCCGGAACGCATCACTCTGGCCATGACCGGGGCTTCGGGGGCGCAGTATGGGCTGCGCCTGCTCGATTGCCTGGTGCGCGAAGACCGGGAGGTGCACTTTCTGATCTCCAAGGCCGCGCAACTGGTGATGTCGACCGAAACCGACGTGGTGCTTCCGGCCAAGCCTCAGGCGATTCAAACCTTTCTCACCGAGTACACCGGCGCTGCCGCCGGGCAGATTCGCGTGTACGGCAAGGAGGACTGGATGTCGCCAGTGGCTTCCGGCTCCGGCGCGCCGGCAGCGATGGTGGTGGTGCCGTGCTCTACCGGCACGCTGTCGGCGATTGCCACGGGTGCTTGCAACAACCTCATCGAGCGTGCTGCCGACGTCACCCTCAAGGAGCGTCGCCAGTTGATCCTGGTGCCGCGTGAAGCGCCGTTCTCCACTATCCATCTGGAGAACATGCTCAAGCTGTCGAACATGGGCGCGGTGATCCTGCCTGCGGCGCCGGGGTTCTATCACCAGCCGCAGACCATTGATGATTTGATCGACTTTGTCGTGGCACGGATCCTCAATCTGCTGGACATCCCCCAGGACATGCTGCCGCGCTGGGGCGAGCATCACCTCGGCGCCGATGAATGA
- a CDS encoding LrgB family protein, producing MDWGGALDAVIHHPLFGIGITLGAYQLVLAAYEKTRWIFLQPVLVSMLVVIGVLLTCGLTYSEYRKSTEIMSILLGPATVALAVPLYLNLRRIRQLFWPTFTTLVFGGVFATGACLLLGWWFGAEHMILMTMAPKSVTSPIAMLVAEQIGGVAALAAVFVLITGVIGAIFGPGLLSRCGVHSPEARGMALGVTAHAVGTSVALQESDECGAFAALAMSLMGVATAVFLPLAVSLAV from the coding sequence CTGGATTGGGGCGGAGCCCTGGACGCCGTCATTCATCATCCGCTGTTCGGCATCGGCATCACTCTGGGGGCTTACCAACTGGTGTTGGCCGCCTACGAGAAAACCCGCTGGATCTTCTTGCAGCCGGTGCTGGTGTCGATGCTTGTGGTCATTGGCGTACTGCTGACGTGTGGTCTGACCTACAGCGAATACCGCAAAAGTACCGAAATCATGAGTATCCTCCTGGGCCCAGCGACGGTCGCCCTGGCGGTACCGCTCTATCTCAACCTGCGGCGGATTCGCCAACTGTTCTGGCCGACCTTTACTACGCTGGTATTCGGAGGGGTCTTTGCGACCGGCGCCTGCTTGCTGTTGGGGTGGTGGTTTGGTGCCGAACACATGATTCTGATGACCATGGCGCCCAAGTCGGTGACCTCGCCGATTGCCATGCTGGTCGCCGAACAGATTGGCGGCGTGGCGGCCCTGGCGGCGGTGTTCGTGCTGATTACCGGGGTGATCGGGGCGATTTTCGGTCCCGGGCTGTTGTCACGTTGTGGTGTGCACAGCCCCGAGGCCCGAGGCATGGCCCTGGGAGTGACCGCTCATGCGGTGGGTACCTCGGTGGCGCTGCAGGAAAGTGATGAGTGCGGGGCCTTCGCGGCGCTCGCGATGAGCCTGATGGGGGTCGCCACAGCGGTGTTCCTGCCTCTCGCGGTCAGCCTGGCTGTTTAA
- a CDS encoding DNA-3-methyladenine glycosylase yields the protein MPDSAPCPSKALPDSFFDRDAQELAQSLLGKIIRHRHGPYWLSARIIETEAYYCSDKGSHASLGYTEKRKALFLDGGHIYMYYARGGDSLNFSAHGPGNAVLIKSAFPFVDAISGDNSLAQMQLNNPDASGQPRAIERLCAGQTLLCKALGLKVPQWDAKRFDPERLFVEDCGINVKHIIQSTRLGIPLGRDEHLPYRFVDAEFARHCTRNPLRRGQVEGRDYFLLTQGN from the coding sequence ATGCCCGACTCCGCCCCCTGCCCCTCAAAGGCCCTGCCCGACAGCTTCTTCGACCGTGACGCCCAGGAACTGGCCCAGTCGCTGCTGGGCAAGATCATCCGCCATCGCCACGGCCCCTACTGGCTGTCGGCGCGGATCATCGAGACCGAGGCCTACTACTGCAGCGACAAGGGCAGCCACGCCTCCCTCGGCTACACGGAAAAACGCAAGGCACTGTTTCTCGATGGCGGGCATATCTACATGTATTACGCCCGCGGTGGCGACTCGCTGAACTTCAGCGCCCACGGCCCAGGCAACGCGGTATTGATCAAATCGGCCTTCCCTTTCGTCGACGCCATCAGCGGTGACAACAGCCTGGCGCAGATGCAACTGAACAACCCCGACGCCAGCGGTCAACCACGCGCCATTGAGCGCCTGTGCGCCGGCCAGACCCTGCTGTGCAAGGCCCTGGGCCTGAAAGTGCCGCAATGGGACGCCAAGCGCTTCGACCCGGAGCGCTTGTTCGTCGAAGACTGCGGTATCAATGTGAAACACATTATTCAGAGCACCCGCCTGGGCATTCCCCTCGGCCGCGATGAACATCTGCCCTACCGATTCGTCGATGCCGAATTTGCCCGTCATTGCACACGGAACCCGCTGCGTCGGGGCCAAGTCGAAGGCCGGGACTACTTCTTACTGACACAAGGAAACTGA
- a CDS encoding YceK/YidQ family lipoprotein, protein MKRLLGVAALCVLVSGCASVRTLDAAKPGAPLVYSGTRLDLYALQGGCCAMDRFGAEAPRYPGLDLPGSLLLDTLLLPLSVLTALGIGFQATGGL, encoded by the coding sequence ATGAAGCGACTGCTCGGCGTGGCCGCGCTGTGTGTGCTGGTCAGTGGTTGTGCCAGCGTACGCACACTGGATGCCGCCAAGCCTGGGGCACCGTTGGTCTATAGCGGTACGCGGCTTGACCTGTATGCACTGCAAGGTGGGTGTTGTGCGATGGACCGCTTTGGCGCCGAGGCGCCGCGTTATCCGGGGCTGGATCTGCCGGGGAGCCTGTTGCTCGACACCTTGCTGTTGCCGTTGTCGGTGTTGACGGCATTGGGAATCGGGTTTCAGGCGACGGGTGGGTTGTAA
- the rsfS gene encoding ribosome silencing factor — translation MTKQKHSAISAEELVELTKVALSDVKAQDIQVIDVREKHSLTDYMIIATGTSNRQISAMLEKVREAVKAKGVQPLGEEGKGDSDWVLLDLNDVIVHMMTAAARQFYDLERLWMGAEQSRAADGKHHSPDNTHAYSENLKDRE, via the coding sequence ATGACCAAGCAAAAACACAGTGCCATCAGTGCCGAAGAACTGGTCGAACTGACCAAGGTCGCCCTGTCCGACGTCAAGGCCCAGGACATCCAGGTGATCGACGTGCGAGAAAAGCACAGCCTGACCGACTACATGATCATCGCCACCGGTACCTCCAACCGCCAGATCAGCGCCATGCTGGAAAAGGTCCGTGAAGCGGTCAAGGCCAAGGGCGTGCAGCCGTTGGGCGAAGAAGGCAAGGGCGACAGCGACTGGGTTCTGCTGGACCTGAACGACGTCATCGTGCACATGATGACTGCCGCTGCCCGCCAGTTCTACGACCTGGAGCGCCTGTGGATGGGTGCCGAGCAGAGCCGCGCCGCCGATGGCAAGCACCACAGCCCGGACAACACCCACGCCTACTCCGAAAACCTCAAAGACCGGGAATAA
- a CDS encoding bifunctional DedA family/phosphatase PAP2 family protein, with amino-acid sequence MGQWLDSLTSWLGANPQWLGLAIFLVACVECLAIAGIIVPGTVLLFAVAVLAGSGALSLGETLMLGFFGGLLGDAISYTLGRKFHQNIRRLPLLRHHPEWIGGAETYFQRYGIASLLVGRFIGPLRPMLPMVAGMFDMPLPRFIAVSLIAGAGWSVAYLLPGWATGAAMRLPLPEGFWLDAGIIAAGLAVLLGVSINCSLRSMRRGTRVIAGLSLLALTGLFVGWPYLHEFDQGLMTLIQEHRSSVIDGSVVLVTRMGDFRTQFFLGGLLVGLLLLARQWRPAIFAGATLIGTALANGSLKWLFARARPEVLSDPLTTYSMPSGHSSAAFAFFLVLAVLAGRGQPARMRLTWILLGCLPALAIALSRVYLGAHWPTDILAGAMLACCVCATSLTLTQHREPLAALPLKVWWLILPACVALLAFFSLHALPHALVRYQY; translated from the coding sequence ATGGGCCAATGGCTCGACAGTCTGACGAGTTGGCTTGGCGCCAACCCGCAATGGCTAGGCTTGGCGATTTTTCTGGTGGCCTGCGTGGAGTGCCTGGCGATAGCCGGGATCATCGTGCCGGGCACGGTGTTGTTGTTCGCCGTGGCGGTACTGGCGGGCAGCGGCGCCCTCTCACTGGGTGAAACCCTGATGCTGGGGTTCTTTGGTGGCCTGCTGGGTGACGCGATTTCCTATACCCTGGGACGCAAGTTCCACCAGAACATCCGCCGTCTGCCATTGCTGCGTCACCACCCGGAATGGATCGGCGGCGCCGAAACCTATTTCCAGCGCTACGGCATTGCCAGCCTGCTGGTGGGGCGTTTCATCGGCCCCTTGCGCCCGATGCTGCCCATGGTTGCCGGCATGTTCGACATGCCCCTTCCGCGCTTCATCGCGGTCAGCCTGATTGCCGGGGCCGGCTGGTCGGTGGCTTATCTGTTGCCCGGCTGGGCAACGGGGGCCGCCATGCGCCTGCCACTGCCCGAAGGTTTCTGGCTCGACGCCGGCATCATCGCTGCCGGCCTGGCCGTGCTGCTGGGGGTGAGCATCAACTGCAGCCTGCGCAGCATGCGCCGCGGCACCCGCGTGATTGCCGGGCTCAGTCTGCTGGCCCTGACCGGTCTGTTTGTTGGCTGGCCGTACCTGCATGAGTTCGACCAGGGCCTGATGACCCTGATCCAGGAGCACCGCAGCAGCGTCATTGATGGCAGCGTGGTGCTGGTCACCCGCATGGGCGATTTTCGGACCCAGTTCTTCCTCGGTGGCCTGCTGGTCGGCCTGCTGCTGCTGGCACGTCAATGGCGCCCAGCAATCTTTGCCGGCGCCACGCTGATCGGCACCGCCCTGGCCAATGGCAGCCTGAAGTGGCTGTTCGCCCGGGCCCGCCCGGAAGTGCTGAGCGATCCACTGACCACCTACAGCATGCCCAGCGGTCACAGCTCGGCAGCCTTTGCGTTTTTCCTGGTTCTGGCGGTACTGGCCGGACGCGGACAACCGGCACGCATGCGCCTGACCTGGATTCTGCTGGGCTGCCTGCCCGCACTGGCAATTGCGCTATCGAGGGTGTACCTGGGCGCGCACTGGCCGACCGATATCCTTGCCGGGGCCATGCTTGCCTGCTGCGTGTGCGCCACCAGCCTGACCCTGACCCAGCACCGTGAGCCGCTTGCGGCCCTGCCGCTGAAGGTCTGGTGGTTGATCCTGCCGGCGTGCGTTGCCTTGCTGGCCTTTTTCAGCCTGCACGCCCTGCCTCACGCCCTGGTGCGCTACCAGTACTGA
- a CDS encoding LON peptidase substrate-binding domain-containing protein, protein MTLPLFPLNTVLFPGCYLDLQIFEARYLDMIGRCMKQGGGFGVVCILEGEQVGKAPEGYASIGCEALIRDFQQQDNGLLGIRVEGTRRFRVEQAHVQKDQLLLAEVQWLQDLPDTPLRDQDDDLLALLKALGEHPMVAALDMPAQVLGQQSLANQLAYLLPFVEEDKLDLLAIDAPQQRLDAIQALLDRLQGELFA, encoded by the coding sequence ATGACGTTACCCCTGTTTCCGCTCAATACAGTGCTGTTTCCGGGTTGCTATCTCGATCTGCAGATCTTCGAGGCGCGCTACCTGGACATGATCGGTCGCTGCATGAAGCAGGGCGGCGGGTTTGGCGTTGTCTGCATTCTTGAGGGTGAGCAAGTCGGCAAGGCACCCGAAGGCTATGCCTCGATTGGGTGCGAGGCGCTGATTCGCGATTTCCAACAGCAGGACAACGGCTTGCTCGGCATTCGCGTCGAGGGCACCCGGCGTTTTCGTGTAGAGCAGGCGCACGTGCAAAAGGACCAGTTGTTGCTGGCAGAGGTGCAGTGGCTGCAGGATCTGCCCGATACGCCATTGCGCGATCAGGATGATGATCTGCTGGCCTTGCTCAAGGCCTTGGGCGAGCACCCGATGGTGGCCGCGCTGGACATGCCGGCCCAGGTCCTGGGCCAGCAATCCCTGGCTAATCAGCTTGCCTATCTGCTGCCCTTCGTTGAGGAAGACAAACTCGATCTCCTGGCCATTGACGCGCCGCAGCAACGCCTGGATGCCATCCAGGCGTTGCTCGATCGACTGCAGGGCGAGCTGTTCGCCTGA
- a CDS encoding CidA/LrgA family protein, with product MLLRGLTWLVLFQLLGTAINHLFVPFLPGAILGLLFLLVFLMVRGEVGAPLSEAANSLLRYLPLLLVPPAVGVMVYAADIAADFWAIVGALVLSALITLAFVGVLMQKLIARQGKREERS from the coding sequence ATGCTGTTGCGTGGATTGACCTGGCTGGTGTTGTTTCAATTGCTTGGGACGGCGATCAATCACCTGTTTGTGCCTTTTCTGCCCGGTGCCATCCTTGGGCTGCTGTTTTTGCTGGTGTTCCTGATGGTGCGCGGCGAAGTGGGGGCGCCGCTGAGCGAGGCCGCCAATAGCCTGCTGCGCTACCTGCCGTTGCTGTTGGTGCCACCGGCGGTGGGGGTGATGGTTTATGCCGCCGATATCGCTGCCGACTTCTGGGCCATCGTCGGTGCCTTGGTGCTTTCGGCGTTGATCACCCTGGCGTTTGTCGGTGTGCTGATGCAAAAGCTGATCGCCCGCCAGGGCAAGCGTGAGGAGCGGTCATGA
- a CDS encoding C13 family peptidase — translation MRPLVPLALTLLLTACGDGEPLSPPDARLPDGGRFRGQVVEGLLQGEGRIDYPNGSWYAGNFLNGQWHGQGEWHGSNGEVYRGQFQQGLFHGLGTLKTSGSSYTGGFKLGRRDGEGTLKESGLLYRGQFNDDQYNGAGHLELADGSQYQGLFARGKPNGEGIRSDASGNQFSGRFVNGQLEGSGTYNSAEGDQYIGAFRDNRLEGRGRYESVDGDVWIGQFKDGTLNGKGELIASDGSHYKGNFRDWRFSGNGRLQLADGSLYVGGFDNDTYHGRGRLTLTDGSSQSGEWINGLRVRDEMGKLLPDPLELALLNQGPLLEQALKQIPASTPQIELYSLTLAGDGKQSVFLREADYVSTMLKSRFGATGQISLVNHRDHLDDRPMATRENLARAVRTLAERTGPEDLVFIYLTTHGSHEHELVLDQPRLQLADLPADALASTLAPLKDRDKIIVISACYSGGYIDSLKDDKTLIMTASRADRVSFGCSEEADFTYFGDALFAQALNQTDDLQQAFDQASASVAEREAVEGFEASEPQIWAPKDVVAHWQRLRQQQARKALESKTANETGHAKNASSH, via the coding sequence ATGCGCCCACTTGTTCCTCTTGCCCTGACCTTGCTGCTCACCGCTTGTGGCGATGGCGAACCCCTGTCTCCACCGGATGCACGCCTGCCCGATGGTGGTCGCTTCCGGGGCCAGGTGGTCGAAGGCCTGCTGCAAGGCGAAGGCCGCATCGACTACCCCAACGGCAGTTGGTACGCCGGCAACTTCCTCAATGGCCAGTGGCACGGCCAGGGCGAATGGCACGGCAGCAACGGCGAAGTCTATCGCGGCCAGTTCCAGCAAGGTCTGTTCCATGGCCTGGGCACCCTGAAAACCTCAGGCAGCAGCTATACCGGCGGCTTCAAGCTCGGCCGACGCGATGGCGAAGGCACCCTCAAAGAGAGCGGTCTGCTGTATCGCGGCCAGTTCAATGACGACCAATACAACGGTGCAGGCCACCTCGAACTCGCCGACGGCAGTCAGTACCAGGGCCTGTTCGCCCGCGGCAAACCCAATGGTGAAGGCATTCGCAGCGATGCCAGCGGCAACCAGTTCAGCGGGCGCTTCGTCAACGGCCAACTCGAAGGTAGCGGCACCTACAACAGTGCCGAAGGCGACCAATACATCGGCGCCTTTCGCGACAATCGCCTGGAAGGTCGTGGCCGCTATGAAAGCGTCGACGGTGATGTCTGGATCGGGCAGTTCAAGGACGGCACCCTCAATGGCAAAGGCGAGCTGATCGCCAGCGATGGCAGCCATTACAAGGGCAACTTTCGCGACTGGCGCTTCTCCGGCAACGGTCGCTTGCAGCTGGCCGATGGCAGCCTGTATGTCGGCGGCTTTGACAACGACACCTACCATGGCCGTGGCCGCCTGACCCTCACCGATGGCAGCAGCCAGAGCGGTGAATGGATCAACGGCCTGCGCGTGCGCGACGAGATGGGCAAGCTGCTGCCTGACCCGCTGGAACTGGCACTGCTGAACCAAGGGCCGCTGCTGGAGCAGGCACTGAAGCAGATTCCGGCGTCCACGCCGCAGATCGAACTGTACAGCCTGACCCTGGCCGGCGACGGCAAGCAGAGTGTGTTTCTGCGCGAGGCCGACTATGTCAGCACCATGCTCAAGAGCCGCTTTGGCGCCACGGGGCAAATCAGCCTGGTCAATCATCGCGACCACCTCGATGACCGGCCCATGGCCACCCGCGAAAACCTTGCCCGCGCCGTTCGCACCCTGGCCGAGCGCACCGGCCCCGAAGACCTGGTGTTCATCTACCTGACCACCCACGGCAGCCACGAGCACGAACTGGTACTCGATCAGCCACGCCTGCAACTGGCCGACCTGCCAGCCGATGCCCTCGCCAGTACACTGGCGCCATTGAAAGATCGCGACAAGATCATTGTCATCTCGGCCTGCTATTCAGGGGGCTACATCGACTCGCTCAAAGACGACAAGACATTGATCATGACCGCCTCTCGGGCGGACCGTGTGTCGTTCGGCTGCTCTGAAGAAGCAGACTTTACCTACTTCGGCGATGCCTTGTTCGCCCAGGCCCTGAACCAAACCGACGACCTGCAGCAGGCCTTTGATCAAGCCAGCGCCAGCGTTGCCGAGCGCGAAGCGGTAGAGGGTTTCGAGGCCTCCGAGCCGCAAATCTGGGCCCCCAAGGACGTAGTGGCACATTGGCAACGCTTGCGCCAGCAGCAGGCGCGCAAAGCCCTGGAAAGCAAAACGGCAAATGAGACGGGACATGCAAAAAATGCCAGCAGCCACTAA
- the rlmH gene encoding 23S rRNA (pseudouridine(1915)-N(3))-methyltransferase RlmH, with product MRLRLIAVGSRMPKWVEDGWHEYAKRLPSELSLELVEIPLNTRGKNADVARLIRQEGEAMLAKVQPGERIVTLEVHGKPWSTEQLAVELDRWRLDSRTVNFMVGGPEGLAPEVCARAEQRWSLSPLTLPHPLVRILIGEQLYRAWTVLSGHPYHK from the coding sequence GTGCGTCTGCGTCTGATCGCGGTCGGCTCGCGCATGCCCAAGTGGGTGGAGGACGGTTGGCATGAGTATGCCAAGCGCCTGCCCTCGGAGCTTTCGCTGGAGCTGGTGGAGATACCGCTCAATACCCGGGGCAAGAATGCCGATGTCGCCCGCCTGATTCGTCAGGAGGGCGAGGCCATGCTCGCCAAGGTCCAGCCAGGGGAACGGATTGTCACCCTGGAGGTCCATGGCAAGCCCTGGAGTACCGAGCAACTGGCGGTCGAACTGGATCGCTGGCGGCTGGACTCGCGTACCGTGAACTTCATGGTCGGCGGCCCGGAAGGGCTGGCGCCGGAAGTCTGCGCGCGCGCCGAGCAGCGCTGGTCGCTGTCGCCCCTGACCCTGCCGCACCCATTGGTAAGGATACTGATCGGCGAACAGCTGTACCGCGCCTGGACCGTGTTGTCCGGGCACCCTTACCACAAATGA